In Stenotrophomonas sp. ASS1, the following proteins share a genomic window:
- the kdpA gene encoding potassium-transporting ATPase subunit KdpA, translated as MTEMLVIIAASLLLAWPLGLYLARVMRGTPMKVDVLFHWIEKPLYRVFGVDPSRSMSWRGYVLAFVLSNVVVAVLTQAVFMTQAWLPLNPDQIPNMRWDTALHTMISFLTNTNQQHYSGQAQLSYLSQMTGITGLQVVTPMMGLALAVATLRALFARAPQAAATGTGDDRQVAVGNYYVDVVRLCVRFLLPLCLVWTLVLTSQGVPSTMTGGPQATPIDASAGMAEQKLPLGPVAAMVAAKQLGANGGGWYGPNSSFPLENPTPLSNALEIVGILLVPMAVIFMIGAFTGRRRFGALVFSCMLGMSLLSTGAMMWSEGHSASAATPLLMEGKEVRFGADGTALWAAVTTQVSNGSVNGMHDSLAPLSGGIAMVNMLVSAIWGGIGCGLQQFIVYLLLGVFLAGLMTGRTPELFGRKLETPQVRLLALLVLLQPITLLVFTAITLAVPGLAGTSNPGFHGISQVFYEYVSAYANNGSGFEGLGDATLWWNLSCSLVLLLGRFPLLIIPLVVAAQLAAKRQAPESAGSLQIETPTFALTLVSVIVILTVLQFMPALVLGPIADHLSLGLH; from the coding sequence ATGACTGAGATGCTTGTGATTATTGCCGCCAGCCTGCTGCTGGCGTGGCCGCTGGGCCTGTACCTGGCCCGCGTGATGCGTGGCACGCCGATGAAGGTCGACGTGCTGTTCCACTGGATCGAGAAGCCGCTGTACAGGGTGTTCGGGGTCGATCCGTCGCGCTCGATGTCCTGGCGCGGCTACGTGCTGGCCTTCGTGCTGAGCAACGTGGTGGTCGCGGTACTGACCCAGGCGGTGTTCATGACCCAGGCCTGGCTGCCGCTGAATCCGGACCAGATCCCGAACATGCGCTGGGACACCGCGCTGCACACGATGATCTCGTTCCTGACCAACACCAACCAGCAGCACTATTCTGGCCAGGCGCAGCTGTCCTACCTCTCGCAGATGACCGGCATCACCGGCCTGCAGGTGGTGACGCCGATGATGGGCCTGGCGCTGGCAGTGGCGACGCTGCGCGCGTTGTTCGCGCGTGCGCCGCAGGCGGCGGCGACGGGTACCGGCGATGACCGCCAGGTGGCGGTGGGCAACTACTACGTGGACGTGGTGCGCCTGTGCGTGCGCTTCCTGCTGCCGCTGTGCCTGGTGTGGACGCTGGTGCTGACCAGCCAGGGCGTGCCGTCGACGATGACCGGTGGGCCGCAGGCCACGCCGATCGACGCCAGCGCCGGCATGGCCGAACAGAAGCTGCCGCTGGGCCCGGTCGCGGCGATGGTCGCAGCCAAGCAGCTGGGCGCCAACGGTGGCGGCTGGTACGGGCCGAACAGCAGCTTCCCGCTGGAGAACCCGACCCCGCTGTCGAATGCGCTGGAAATCGTCGGCATCCTGCTGGTGCCGATGGCGGTGATCTTCATGATCGGTGCGTTCACCGGCCGACGTCGCTTCGGCGCCCTGGTGTTCAGCTGCATGCTGGGCATGTCGCTGCTTTCCACCGGCGCAATGATGTGGAGCGAAGGACATAGCGCCAGCGCCGCCACGCCGCTGCTGATGGAAGGCAAGGAAGTGCGCTTCGGCGCCGATGGCACCGCGCTGTGGGCGGCGGTGACCACCCAGGTCTCCAACGGCTCGGTGAACGGCATGCACGATTCGCTGGCACCGCTGAGTGGCGGCATCGCGATGGTCAACATGCTGGTCAGCGCGATCTGGGGCGGCATCGGCTGTGGCCTGCAGCAGTTCATCGTGTACCTGCTGCTGGGTGTGTTCCTGGCCGGGTTGATGACCGGGCGTACGCCGGAACTGTTCGGCCGCAAGCTGGAGACGCCACAGGTGCGCCTGCTGGCCCTGCTGGTGCTGCTGCAGCCGATCACCCTGCTGGTGTTCACCGCGATCACCCTGGCCGTGCCCGGCCTGGCGGGCACCTCCAACCCCGGCTTCCATGGCATCAGCCAGGTCTTCTACGAGTACGTCTCGGCTTACGCCAACAACGGCTCGGGCTTCGAAGGGCTGGGCGACGCCACGCTGTGGTGGAACCTGAGCTGCTCGCTGGTACTGCTGCTGGGCCGCTTCCCGCTGCTGATCATTCCGCTGGTGGTGGCCGCACAGCTGGCTGCCAAGCGCCAGGCCCCGGAGTCTGCCGGCAGCCTGCAGATCGAAACCCCGACCTTCGCCCTGACCCTGGTCTCGGTGATCGTCATCCTGACCGTGCTGCAGTTCATGCCGGCGCTGGTACTCGGCCCGATCGCCGACCACCTGAGCCTGGGACTGCACTAA
- a CDS encoding potassium-transporting ATPase subunit F, giving the protein MSPWLSLLCGVLVLVAAAYLLYVVLRPESF; this is encoded by the coding sequence ATGTCCCCCTGGCTGTCGTTGTTGTGTGGCGTGCTGGTGCTGGTCGCCGCCGCCTATCTCCTTTATGTCGTGCTGCGGCCCGAGTCGTTCTGA
- a CDS encoding peptidoglycan DD-metalloendopeptidase family protein, whose protein sequence is MHNSEQGRARKQRFQERLHVLHDNALHRKLRQHLPAAFNERWTRRHWMHASLFATIGALVATIVPGFSHTIDAPFADSHTSLALPLPPLTMARQQQVPGDSWQVLRVQRGQTLSDLFDKAGIPATTLHRVLDHPGAREALTKLRPGAEIAFDMPLSGDLRSIRFDRDADNRVELSLAGDDIKEKVTKRETSTRTVVTSGEITSSLYAAARRAGLSPSAIATMTDDIFKYDIDFSKDLQPGDRFSVVMDETWREGEKVDTSKILAATFTTGGKTYSGFRFDRNGKSEYYDINGRSLKKSFIRMPIPFARLSSTFGARKHPVLGKMRMHKGVDYAARTGTPIMAAGDARVQFAGVQRGYGNVVILDHGRGHTTLYGHMSRFANIKTGQRVAQGTVIGYVGSTGLATGPHLHYEFRVNGEHRNPLTVTMPPPEPLKGAELVAFRAQTAPAMARIQGMEKLIYADASPAPTSRDEAAPEVASAKDKQATGRKRG, encoded by the coding sequence ATGCACAATTCCGAACAAGGGCGCGCACGCAAGCAGCGCTTCCAGGAACGCCTCCACGTCCTGCACGACAACGCCCTGCATCGGAAGCTCAGGCAACATCTTCCCGCCGCCTTCAATGAGCGCTGGACCCGCCGTCATTGGATGCATGCCAGCCTGTTCGCGACGATCGGCGCCCTGGTGGCGACCATCGTCCCGGGTTTCTCGCACACCATCGACGCGCCCTTCGCCGACAGCCACACCAGCCTGGCGCTGCCGTTGCCGCCGCTGACCATGGCCCGCCAGCAGCAGGTGCCCGGAGACAGCTGGCAGGTGCTGCGGGTGCAGCGCGGCCAGACCCTGAGCGACCTGTTCGACAAGGCCGGCATTCCGGCCACCACCCTGCACCGGGTACTGGACCACCCAGGTGCACGTGAGGCGCTGACCAAGCTGCGCCCGGGTGCCGAGATCGCCTTCGACATGCCGCTGTCCGGTGACCTGCGCAGCATCCGCTTCGACCGCGATGCCGACAACCGGGTGGAACTGAGCCTGGCCGGCGATGACATCAAGGAGAAGGTGACCAAACGCGAGACCTCCACGCGCACGGTGGTCACCAGCGGCGAGATCACCAGCTCGCTGTATGCTGCGGCCAGGCGCGCCGGGCTGTCGCCGTCGGCGATCGCGACGATGACCGACGACATCTTCAAGTACGACATCGACTTCTCGAAGGACCTGCAGCCGGGCGACCGCTTCAGCGTGGTGATGGATGAAACCTGGCGCGAAGGCGAGAAGGTGGACACCAGCAAGATCCTGGCGGCGACCTTCACCACCGGTGGCAAGACCTATTCCGGCTTCCGTTTCGACCGCAACGGCAAGTCCGAGTACTACGACATCAACGGCCGTTCGCTGAAGAAGAGCTTCATCCGCATGCCGATCCCGTTCGCACGGCTGAGCTCGACCTTTGGCGCGCGCAAGCACCCGGTGCTGGGCAAGATGCGCATGCACAAGGGCGTGGACTACGCCGCGCGCACCGGCACCCCGATCATGGCCGCCGGCGACGCCCGCGTGCAGTTCGCCGGGGTGCAGCGTGGCTACGGCAACGTGGTGATCCTCGACCACGGCCGCGGCCACACCACCCTGTACGGCCACATGTCGCGCTTTGCGAACATCAAGACCGGCCAGCGCGTGGCCCAGGGCACGGTGATCGGCTATGTCGGCTCGACCGGCCTGGCGACCGGCCCGCACCTGCACTACGAATTCCGCGTCAACGGCGAGCACCGCAACCCGCTGACCGTGACCATGCCGCCGCCGGAGCCGCTGAAGGGCGCCGAGCTGGTCGCCTTCCGCGCGCAGACCGCACCGGCGATGGCGCGCATCCAGGGCATGGAGAAGCTGATCTACGCCGACGCCAGCCCGGCACCGACCAGCCGCGACGAGGCCGCCCCCGAGGTGGCCAGCGCCAAGGACAAGCAGGCAACCGGCCGCAAGCGCGGCTGA
- a CDS encoding anhydro-N-acetylmuramic acid kinase, protein MNTTADADAPLYLGLMSGTSADGIDAALVQFPAIGGCRFVHGLTARWEPVLRARLVALGEGGPLDSLEELGELDARIAISFAEAANQLLAEAGVDRSQVRAIGSHGQTVRHRPLANPAFTVQLGDGNRIAELTGITTVSDFRRRDVAAGGHGAPLMPAFHLGMLGTADEDRAVLNLGGIANLTLIPREGAVRGFDTGPANALMDAWCQRHTGRTFDADGAYAASGAVDERLLAGWRSEPWFALPPPKSTGREQFHLAWAEAHMGEGQYAAADVQATLLELTVATVADALLAQQPQTRRLLVCGGGVRNRQLMKRLAARLPGVQVESSAVHGLDPEYVEAMGFAWLAQRTMDGLAGNLPSVTGATGPRILGAIHLA, encoded by the coding sequence ATGAACACGACTGCCGACGCTGACGCCCCCCTGTACCTTGGCCTGATGTCGGGCACCAGCGCCGATGGCATCGATGCCGCGCTGGTGCAGTTCCCCGCCATTGGTGGCTGCCGCTTCGTGCATGGGCTGACCGCCCGCTGGGAGCCGGTGCTGCGGGCGCGGCTGGTGGCACTGGGCGAAGGGGGCCCGCTGGACTCGCTGGAGGAGCTGGGCGAACTGGACGCGCGGATCGCGATCAGCTTCGCTGAAGCCGCCAATCAACTGCTGGCCGAGGCCGGTGTGGATCGCAGCCAGGTGCGCGCGATCGGCTCGCACGGCCAGACCGTGCGCCATCGTCCGCTGGCCAATCCGGCGTTCACCGTGCAGCTGGGCGACGGCAACCGCATTGCCGAACTGACCGGGATCACCACGGTGTCCGACTTCCGCCGCCGCGACGTGGCGGCCGGGGGCCACGGTGCGCCGCTGATGCCGGCCTTCCACCTCGGCATGCTGGGCACGGCTGATGAAGACCGCGCCGTGCTCAACCTGGGCGGGATCGCCAACCTGACCCTGATCCCGCGCGAAGGCGCGGTGCGTGGCTTCGATACCGGCCCGGCCAACGCGCTGATGGATGCCTGGTGCCAGCGCCACACCGGCCGCACCTTTGATGCCGACGGCGCGTATGCCGCCAGTGGCGCGGTGGACGAACGCCTGTTGGCCGGCTGGCGTTCGGAGCCGTGGTTCGCGCTGCCGCCGCCGAAGAGCACAGGCCGTGAGCAGTTCCACCTGGCCTGGGCCGAGGCCCACATGGGCGAAGGCCAGTACGCTGCCGCCGATGTGCAGGCCACCCTGCTGGAGCTGACTGTGGCGACGGTGGCCGATGCGCTGCTGGCGCAGCAGCCGCAGACCCGGCGCCTGCTGGTGTGCGGCGGCGGGGTGCGCAACCGGCAGCTGATGAAGCGGCTGGCTGCACGGCTGCCGGGGGTGCAGGTGGAGTCCAGCGCGGTGCATGGGCTGGACCCGGAGTACGTGGAAGCGATGGGCTTCGCCTGGCTGGCGCAGCGGACGATGGACGGGCTGGCCGGCAACCTGCCGAGCGTGACCGGGGCGACGGGGCCGCGGATCCTGGGGGCGATACATCTCGCGTGA
- the pyrE gene encoding orotate phosphoribosyltransferase, which translates to MSDHRHRFLQLALTADALRFGQFTLKSGRLSPYFFNAGRFDSGSLLSQLGACYADAIDATGIKYDVVFGPAYKGIPLATAMACELAQRGRDLPLSFNRKEAKDHGEGGQLIGADMNGKRVLIVDDVITAGTAIREALGIIRAAGGTPAGIVVALDRQEIASETDRRSAAQSVAEEAGIPVIAVASLADLLDFASGNPELVGYRQPLEAYRAQYGVRSIR; encoded by the coding sequence ATGAGCGACCACCGCCACCGTTTCCTGCAGCTGGCCCTGACCGCCGACGCCCTGCGCTTCGGCCAGTTCACCCTCAAGTCCGGCCGGCTGAGCCCCTATTTCTTCAACGCCGGTCGTTTCGACTCCGGTTCGCTGCTGTCGCAGCTCGGCGCCTGCTACGCCGATGCCATCGATGCCACCGGGATCAAGTACGACGTGGTGTTCGGCCCGGCCTACAAGGGCATTCCGCTGGCCACCGCGATGGCCTGCGAACTGGCCCAGCGTGGCCGTGACCTGCCGCTGTCGTTCAACCGCAAGGAAGCCAAGGACCATGGCGAAGGCGGCCAGCTGATCGGCGCCGACATGAACGGCAAGCGCGTGCTGATCGTCGACGACGTGATCACCGCTGGCACCGCGATCCGTGAAGCGCTGGGCATCATCCGCGCCGCCGGTGGCACCCCGGCCGGCATCGTGGTGGCGCTGGACCGCCAGGAGATCGCTTCGGAAACCGATCGCCGTTCGGCGGCGCAGTCGGTGGCCGAGGAAGCCGGCATTCCGGTGATCGCCGTGGCGTCGCTGGCCGACCTGCTTGATTTCGCCTCCGGCAACCCGGAACTTGTGGGTTACCGGCAGCCGCTGGAAGCCTACCGGGCCCAGTACGGCGTCCGTTCGATCCGCTGA
- a CDS encoding exodeoxyribonuclease III translates to MRIISFNANGIRSAATKGFLDWFRSQDADVLCIQETKAQEDQLTDPMFRPDGHHCFYRDAITKKGYSGVAIYSKREPDQVITSLGWAPFDDEGRYIEARYGNLSVVSFYIPSGSSGDLRQGFKFEVMEWLRPILEEWARSGRDYVLCGDWNIVRSALDIKNWKSNQKNSGCLPEERDWLNALCADHGQATDVAAGRGWADAYRLLNPTGEDYTWWSNRGAARANNVGWRIDYQFITPGLRDRLRSCSIYRDERFSDHAPFIVDYDL, encoded by the coding sequence ATGCGCATCATCAGTTTCAACGCCAATGGCATCCGCTCCGCCGCAACCAAGGGCTTCCTCGACTGGTTCCGGTCCCAGGACGCCGACGTCCTGTGCATCCAGGAGACCAAGGCCCAGGAAGACCAGCTGACCGATCCGATGTTCCGTCCGGACGGCCACCACTGCTTCTACCGCGACGCCATCACCAAGAAGGGCTACAGCGGCGTGGCGATCTACAGCAAGCGCGAGCCGGACCAGGTCATCACCTCGCTGGGCTGGGCCCCGTTCGACGACGAAGGCCGCTACATCGAGGCGCGCTACGGCAACCTCAGCGTGGTCTCCTTCTATATCCCGTCGGGCAGCTCGGGCGACCTGCGCCAGGGCTTCAAGTTCGAAGTGATGGAATGGCTGCGGCCGATCCTCGAGGAATGGGCGCGCAGCGGCCGCGACTACGTGCTGTGCGGCGACTGGAACATCGTGCGTTCGGCGCTGGACATCAAGAACTGGAAGTCCAACCAGAAGAACTCCGGCTGCCTGCCGGAAGAGCGCGACTGGCTCAATGCCCTGTGCGCCGACCATGGCCAGGCCACCGATGTCGCCGCCGGCCGTGGCTGGGCTGACGCCTACCGCCTGCTCAACCCCACCGGCGAGGACTACACCTGGTGGAGCAACCGCGGCGCTGCCCGCGCCAACAACGTCGGTTGGCGCATCGACTACCAGTTCATCACCCCGGGCCTGCGTGACCGCCTGCGCAGCTGCTCGATCTACCGCGACGAGCGCTTCTCCGACCACGCGCCGTTCATCGTGGACTACGACCTGTGA
- the kdpB gene encoding potassium-transporting ATPase subunit KdpB, with protein MSTQASSTRSTHAARPALLDGAGLRRALVDAVRKLSPMHLVRSPVMAVVMAGTIVAAIVTLTGNAPLGFGLAVTVILLVTVLFGNFAEAVAEARGRGQAASLRRARQDLVARRLAAPQPGAAETQVPAAELRPGDHVIVSAGELVPADGEIVQGLATINEAAVTGESAPVLREAGTDRSGVIGGTKVLSDQIIVRVTAEPGHSFLDRMIALVEGANRQKTPNEIALTLLLAAMTLTFLVVVATLPAIGAAVGVQVDPLLLIALLVCLIPTTIGGLLPAIGIAGMNRALAANVLAKSGKAVEVAGDVDVLLLDKTGTITYGDRQASHFHPLAGIDASQLREAALLSSLADPTPEGKSIVRLAREQGCATAEPDHAEYLAFSAQTRMSGVDLEHGRQIRKGAADAIRTHVQALGGNVPAELAGRVEQVARNGATPLVVAEGRHVLGVIELSDVVKHGMREKFAQLRAMGIRTVMITGDNPLTAAAIAAEAGVDDYIAEARPEDKLARIRQEQAGGRLVAMVGDGTNDAPALAQADIGLAMNSGTQAAKEAGNMVDLDSDPAKLLAVVEVGKQQLITRGALTTFSLANDVSKYFAILPALFAAAVPTMAALNVMQLSSPRNAVLAALVFNALVIPALIPLALRGVRFRPATATALLRRNMLVYGLGGVLLPFAAIKAIDLLLVLVFGA; from the coding sequence ATGAGTACCCAAGCAAGTTCAACCCGTAGTACCCATGCAGCGCGCCCTGCCCTGCTGGATGGCGCCGGCCTGCGCCGTGCGCTGGTCGACGCAGTGCGCAAGCTGTCGCCGATGCATCTGGTGCGCAGCCCGGTGATGGCGGTGGTGATGGCCGGCACGATCGTGGCCGCGATCGTCACCCTGACCGGCAATGCGCCGCTGGGCTTCGGCCTGGCAGTGACCGTGATCCTGCTGGTGACCGTGCTGTTCGGCAACTTCGCCGAAGCGGTGGCCGAAGCGCGTGGCCGTGGCCAGGCCGCCTCGCTGCGGCGTGCCCGCCAGGACCTGGTGGCACGCCGGCTGGCGGCGCCGCAGCCGGGCGCCGCCGAAACCCAGGTGCCGGCCGCCGAACTGCGCCCGGGCGACCATGTGATCGTCAGCGCCGGTGAACTGGTGCCGGCCGATGGCGAGATCGTGCAAGGCCTGGCCACCATCAACGAAGCGGCGGTGACCGGCGAATCGGCCCCCGTGCTGCGCGAGGCCGGTACCGACCGTTCCGGCGTGATCGGCGGCACCAAGGTGCTGTCCGACCAGATCATCGTGCGGGTGACCGCCGAGCCGGGCCACAGCTTCCTTGACCGGATGATCGCGCTGGTGGAAGGCGCCAACCGGCAGAAGACGCCGAACGAGATCGCACTGACCCTGCTGCTGGCGGCGATGACGCTGACCTTCCTGGTGGTGGTGGCGACGCTGCCGGCCATTGGCGCGGCGGTAGGCGTGCAGGTTGACCCGCTGCTGCTGATCGCGCTGCTGGTCTGCCTGATCCCGACCACCATCGGCGGCCTGCTGCCGGCGATTGGTATTGCCGGCATGAACCGTGCGTTGGCCGCCAACGTGCTGGCCAAGTCGGGCAAGGCGGTGGAAGTCGCGGGAGACGTGGACGTGCTGCTGCTGGACAAGACCGGCACCATCACCTACGGCGACCGCCAGGCCAGCCACTTCCATCCGTTGGCCGGCATCGACGCGAGCCAGCTGCGCGAGGCGGCACTGCTGTCCTCGCTGGCCGACCCGACCCCGGAAGGCAAATCGATCGTGCGCCTGGCGCGCGAACAGGGCTGTGCCACCGCCGAACCGGACCACGCCGAGTACCTGGCGTTCAGTGCGCAGACCCGCATGTCCGGCGTGGATCTGGAACATGGGCGGCAGATCCGCAAGGGCGCCGCCGATGCGATCCGCACCCACGTGCAGGCGCTGGGCGGCAACGTGCCGGCGGAACTGGCCGGTCGCGTCGAACAGGTCGCACGCAACGGTGCCACCCCGCTGGTGGTGGCCGAGGGCCGCCACGTGCTGGGCGTGATCGAGCTGTCGGACGTGGTCAAGCACGGCATGCGCGAGAAGTTCGCGCAGCTGCGGGCGATGGGCATCCGCACGGTGATGATCACCGGCGACAACCCGCTGACCGCCGCCGCGATCGCTGCCGAAGCCGGCGTCGACGACTACATCGCCGAGGCTCGCCCGGAGGACAAGCTGGCACGCATCCGCCAGGAGCAGGCCGGCGGCCGCCTGGTGGCGATGGTCGGTGACGGGACCAACGACGCCCCCGCACTGGCCCAGGCCGACATCGGCCTGGCGATGAACTCCGGTACGCAGGCGGCGAAGGAGGCCGGCAACATGGTCGACCTCGATTCGGATCCGGCCAAGCTGCTGGCAGTGGTGGAAGTCGGCAAGCAGCAGCTGATCACCCGCGGCGCGCTGACCACCTTCTCGCTGGCCAACGACGTCTCCAAGTACTTCGCGATCCTGCCGGCGCTGTTCGCCGCGGCCGTTCCGACCATGGCCGCCTTGAACGTGATGCAGCTGTCGAGCCCGCGCAATGCGGTGCTGGCAGCGCTGGTCTTCAACGCCCTGGTGATTCCCGCCCTGATCCCGCTCGCCCTGCGTGGCGTGCGCTTCCGCCCGGCCACTGCAACCGCGCTGCTGCGCCGGAACATGCTGGTGTACGGCCTCGGCGGCGTACTGCTGCCGTTCGCGGCGATCAAGGCGATCGACCTTCTTCTTGTCCTGGTATTCGGCGCATGA
- the kdpC gene encoding potassium-transporting ATPase subunit KdpC: MNRSASTSTSLSREAKAEARVASLQDGASWRPAIGLGLATLLLAGAVYAGIATGFAGLAYPTQAEGSLLRDGNGQVRGSAWLSQPFTGDGYFQARPSAANYDPMAAAGSNMARSNPALAERVAASTATVAAREGVAPAQVPADLVTQSAGGLDPQLSPAAARLQVARVARARGLPVERVQALVQAHTEGRQWGLFGQPRVNVVTLNFALDHAAKAP, translated from the coding sequence ATGAACCGTTCCGCTTCCACCTCCACCTCCCTGTCCCGCGAAGCAAAAGCCGAGGCCCGCGTGGCCAGCCTGCAGGACGGCGCCAGCTGGCGCCCGGCGATCGGCCTGGGCCTGGCCACCCTGCTGCTGGCCGGTGCGGTCTACGCCGGTATCGCCACCGGTTTTGCCGGCCTGGCCTACCCGACCCAGGCCGAGGGCAGCCTGCTGCGCGATGGCAACGGCCAGGTACGCGGCTCGGCATGGTTGTCGCAGCCGTTCACCGGTGACGGCTACTTCCAGGCACGTCCGTCGGCAGCCAACTACGACCCCATGGCCGCGGCCGGTTCCAACATGGCGCGCAGCAACCCGGCCCTGGCCGAGCGTGTTGCCGCCAGCACGGCTACAGTGGCCGCGCGCGAAGGTGTCGCCCCGGCGCAGGTGCCAGCGGACCTGGTCACCCAGTCCGCCGGCGGCCTGGATCCGCAGCTGTCGCCGGCGGCGGCGCGCCTGCAGGTGGCACGCGTGGCACGTGCCCGTGGCCTGCCGGTGGAACGCGTGCAGGCACTGGTGCAGGCGCATACCGAAGGTCGCCAGTGGGGCCTGTTCGGCCAGCCGCGGGTGAACGTGGTGACGCTGAACTTCGCGCTGGACCACGCGGCCAAGGCACCGTGA
- a CDS encoding muropeptide MFS transporter has product MTEAAKPRRPWQQVVSNLSQRKVLAMLLLGFSSGLPIYLVGNTLGFWMRKEGIELSTIGFLSWVGLAYTMKFLWAPIVDKTDVPLFGRFGRRRGWMLLSQLVVVVGLVGMALVQPKGGQIQFLGIAWQHIVVFGVMAVIVAFASATQDIVIDAWRIESADNSEQLGLLTSSSALGYRTALLVTDALILIIAARVGWQVSYEIMAVLMALGVVAVIMAREPAREVAAVQAQATSLWTPRGLFDAVAGPFIAFVREHRSGAILILVAISVYRMADFVMGPMANPFYVDLGLDEDTVGAVRGSVGLVATFVGIAAAGLVSVRWGVLAALMVGAVLGPASNLAFAWLAYSGPDTTHFAVAMAIDNFASGFAGTALIAYMSSLTSIGYTATQYALLSSFYAMPGKALKGLSGWSVQTLAQGRTLLEGYALFFVGTALVAIPVVILCALLIVQQRRRQAASAA; this is encoded by the coding sequence GTGACCGAGGCTGCCAAGCCGCGTCGGCCGTGGCAGCAGGTGGTGTCCAACCTGAGCCAGCGCAAGGTGCTGGCGATGCTGCTGCTCGGCTTCAGTTCCGGCCTGCCGATCTATCTGGTGGGCAACACGCTCGGCTTCTGGATGCGCAAGGAAGGCATCGAGCTGAGCACGATCGGTTTCCTGTCATGGGTCGGGCTGGCCTACACCATGAAGTTCCTGTGGGCGCCGATCGTCGATAAGACCGACGTGCCTCTGTTCGGTCGCTTTGGCCGCCGCCGTGGCTGGATGCTGCTGTCGCAGCTGGTCGTGGTGGTGGGCCTGGTCGGCATGGCGCTGGTCCAGCCCAAGGGGGGCCAGATCCAGTTCCTGGGTATCGCCTGGCAGCACATCGTCGTGTTCGGCGTGATGGCCGTGATCGTGGCGTTTGCTTCGGCCACCCAGGACATCGTCATCGATGCCTGGCGCATTGAAAGTGCTGACAACAGCGAGCAGCTGGGCCTGCTGACCTCATCCTCGGCGCTGGGCTATCGCACCGCATTGCTGGTCACCGATGCGCTGATCCTGATCATCGCGGCCCGTGTCGGCTGGCAGGTCTCGTACGAGATCATGGCCGTCCTCATGGCGCTTGGCGTGGTGGCCGTGATCATGGCCCGTGAGCCCGCGCGGGAAGTGGCTGCCGTGCAGGCTCAGGCGACCTCGCTGTGGACGCCGCGGGGCCTGTTCGACGCCGTGGCGGGGCCGTTCATCGCCTTCGTCCGCGAGCATCGTAGTGGTGCGATCCTGATCCTGGTGGCCATCAGCGTCTATCGCATGGCCGACTTCGTCATGGGGCCGATGGCCAACCCGTTCTACGTCGATCTCGGCCTGGACGAGGACACCGTTGGCGCTGTACGTGGCTCGGTGGGCCTGGTCGCGACCTTCGTCGGCATTGCTGCGGCGGGCCTGGTCTCGGTTCGCTGGGGAGTGCTGGCGGCGCTGATGGTGGGCGCCGTGCTGGGTCCGGCCTCCAACCTGGCGTTTGCCTGGCTGGCCTATTCGGGCCCGGACACCACCCATTTCGCGGTGGCCATGGCAATCGACAACTTCGCCAGCGGTTTCGCCGGTACGGCGCTGATCGCCTATATGTCGAGCCTGACCAGCATCGGATACACCGCAACCCAGTACGCGCTGCTGAGTTCGTTCTACGCGATGCCCGGCAAGGCGCTCAAGGGGCTCTCGGGGTGGTCGGTACAGACGCTCGCGCAGGGCCGGACGCTGCTGGAAGGCTACGCGCTGTTCTTCGTCGGTACCGCGCTGGTGGCGATCCCGGTGGTGATCCTCTGCGCTCTGTTGATCGTGCAGCAGCGCCGTCGCCAGGCCGCAAGCGCCGCCTGA